One Nicotiana tomentosiformis chromosome 4, ASM39032v3, whole genome shotgun sequence genomic window carries:
- the LOC138910245 gene encoding uncharacterized protein, producing MKVLVTHSKRLREVAEEDITFTEEDVDGLLLPHNDALVISSNVLDFKIKRVLVDPESSTNIIQWRVLEKANLIRSIISATKLLAGFNLASVTTQGEILLPTNAEGAMKTALLEVVDGDMGYNIILGRPWVHEMKVVPSTYHQLLKFPTPEGIKQIRGYQTATREMNTISISSSKGKEHTA from the coding sequence ATGAAAGTGTTAGTGACCCAcagcaagagactccgggaagtcgctGAAGAAGACattactttcacggaggaagatgTAGATGGATTGTTGCTACCGCATAACGATGCATTGGTAATTTCTTCaaatgtcttagattttaaaattaaacgtgttctgGTGGACCCAGAAAGCTCAACCAACATTATACAATGGAGGGTGTTGGAGAAAGCCAATCTCATCAGAAGCATCAtttcggccacaaaactcctTGCCGGGTTTAACctagcaagtgtgacaacccaaGGGGAGATCTTATTGCCCACGAATGCCGAGGGGGCGATGAAGACGGCCCTTTTAGAGGTGGTGGACGGCGACATGGGCTACAATATTATTCTGGGTAGACCGTgggtgcacgagatgaaagttgtgccatcaacatatcaccaattactaaaattcccaactcccgaaggaattaaacaaataagaggctATCAAACGGCAACAAGGGAGATGAATACAATATcaatttccagtagcaaagggaaggagcatacggcatag